The Cydia pomonella isolate Wapato2018A chromosome 9, ilCydPomo1, whole genome shotgun sequence sequence ATCTTAACCGTTCGGCGACGCGACGCGACGAAGGAAAAGAATATAGGTAcctgtcttaaaaaaaaaaccaagcgTATTCTAAAAATGATTTTGCACCACCTCAATAAGTAGGCACTGAAAGATCCCTCACAatggaataaataatataatattcgaatatttCGAATCGGTTTGTTTAGGGCCACGCAAGTTGAATAAATACGTAATTTACAGCTAAGGCTGTCTAGTTACTTCATAGGGTAGTAAATAGAATATGTTGGCCTCTGattataatatatctaatatattttatttattgactagtGAGTTTcactaataaataagttttactttacCCTGTCATGCCATGGCGAACCAATACAGTCCATGACTTGTTATTGGGTTGCGCTTTTTGCATCTATTTCTTTGATATATCAAGCGAAAGCAATGCAATAAATGTTGTATGTGGTTTTTCTACGAGGCTTGATGATGCTTCTATGATATAATATCATCTACccaaagttttgtatggaagtGATCGCTCTTTTATTTAGCGATATTACCGCTTATTGTGTgtctcaatatttttttgtgcgCGATGCTACATTTAGACGAAGCAACTCGGATAATTATGATAGAACTTAACttaaggtaagttcgtttaatcattGATAAAATactgtaggtacttattgtCTTATAAGAATAAGGAGTGGGGAGAGTTTTAGCTAAAATGACGAAAAAAAGaactgtttttatttgtaaaaaaaaaccgtacttacctacttatacaaataCCAGACGCATTTAATTATCAGACCTCTAATCTTTTGCTATACTTacgaatatttttgtttttgtttatgtagCTTTTCTTATGTTTATATGGGAAATCCCATCTACGCATGCAGCTCTTGCAACAACAGGAAAGCCCGCATCGCATTTTGGGATGCCAGTGATTCAGCCATTCCATATAATTTTGACCAACCTAAAAACGCTTTTAAACGGAATTAATTACGATTCAAAATTGAACACGGACAGATAACGAATGTTCAGCGTAAAGCGAGATGGAATGAGATGCACGGTCCCGTTCCCAGAATAGCTGGCGATGTTGCTACACGTAAACAAGTTAGTGATTATAACAAACTCGGGCAAGTGGCTGGACGCGCGcgcgtataatatttatttacttttaattggGACAATACCTACAGTTAATTGGGACAATTTAGCGGTCAATCATGGCCAACAGAATATTTCTGTTGTGCCTAGTGCTCTCTATATCGTTCGCGTGTTATTTTGAGAGTGTTACGGGCTCGCCTAGAAGAGGAGGAGGATACAGCAGAGGAGGCGGCAGCAGAGGAGGAGGTTCCTCAAGTTGGGGAAGAGGAGGGTCGTCTTCAAGTTCCGGATCGAGTTGGTCGTCATGGAACTCCAAACCGAGTTATCCATCGTCTGGTGGCCTCTCCGGCTATGGATCTGGGTCAAAACCCAGCTACCCGTCCTCATCTTCAGGCCTATCGGGAAGTAATAGTTGGTCGTCATGGAACTCCAAACCGAGTTATCCGTCGTCTGGTGGCCTCTCCGGCTATGGGTCTGGGTCAAAACCCAGCTACCCGTCCTCATCAGGAGGACTGTCTGGGTATGGAAGTGGACAAAAGCCGAGCTACCCATCGTCGTCAACGGGCCTGTCAGGCTCAGGATCTGGAAGCTCTTCGTCTTCGGGTTCTAGCTGGTCTTGGTGGGGATCCTCATCAagctctaataataataataataattatggaaCCCATTCCTACCCTAGCTCAAACGGAGGGCTATCTGGAGGTTCCCGCCCCACTTACGGAACCTCTTCCCTTCCAGCTGGAGTAATTTACGCCAACAACAAGTACGGTAACAACTACGCTACACCTCATCATACTGGAACTCATGTTGTGAATAATCACATCACTAATAATTATCATACTCCTAATGTATACCATACTGCTCATCCCTACTACTCATCACCCCAGTACGTGTATGTGACTGAATATAGAAATTCTGGCAGCCGCTACGGAGACATTTTGACGGGTTTAGCGTTGTACAACTTGGGGCGCTCCCACAGCCATTATCACGATGACCACTATTACCATGACGACTATTATAGACGCCGTTACAACTCCAACGGAAATATGAATAGTAACTATTCCCCCCAGAACGCAGCTGTCTGCACTATGAAAATCACAGAAAACGGAAGAGTTGAGACATTGAAAATACCTTGCGAAATCATCTCGACGTTCACTAATGAGGGAAAGCAGGTTACGATTCCTCAGAGTCAAGTTAATTCCACAACGTGTGTGACGAACTCTACTATGGTGAACAATACTGCACCTGTGAATACCGCGTCAGTAAATGCAACCGTGTTATCGAACGTGACAATGATCAACTCTACGACTTGCACATTCACTGTCAACGCGACAGATCCCCTTAAAGTGAAGGGACCTCCTATAAACCCATCGGATATGGAATGCGAAGTGGAGATCAGAACTAGAGATATCCTTACTACTAATAAAGTGGACTGTAATACCTTGTTGCGTTACTCCAAAATGCCTGAGCCTGCTAAATCAGAAAATACGATATTACCGGAAAGACAAAAATTGAAGCAGATTCTACATAATCCACCGTGGTGGATGTCATTGTTCATTGCTGTGTAATTTACTAcgtttatatacaatattttagtTGAAATGTAAACTTGCCATGTGCATCATTATAAGAACTTAATAATGTAGataaataagttgtttttgtaaataatcttAAGATACCACGAAACTATTATATTATCTACGAAATGGGTTGAAAGGTTAACTGATTGGTACGAGTAAATTAAGTTGATATCACcttattatttcgtttttaattgaacctattattttataagaaatattaagtacctactttaactGCGTGTTAATCTTTTCGAaatgtaacaataaataattctgtCAAGGTATTTGGTTTAATTACCATCATTTTCTCGGAACAGATACCGTTAAATGCGCTTACATTgctcaaaattcgaaatttaatattatttcattattttattaaagattgtataaaaaaacaacttttttttaaattcaaatgtaaTTTTATGCTGATATAAAATACACCTCATTACTATCAATGTTATAGCACTAAAATTGAGGTTGTGCTATCTTACTCGTAGTTTTAGTGTATAAAAACTGTTCTTGGAGCTCAATTATCCAATGGAGAACAAATAAGCACATTCTACGGTAAAGAAAATGCTGCTGATAGCGATAAAAATTACCAAATTgttcaaaataaatgtgtcataatttatttgttcatttattgaaaattgttcaaaataaatgtgtcataatttgtttgttcttttattgaaaacttaaaatatttacttaggtaTACAACCTCCACATATATAGCCGAAGAGCCCGTGACGGCCAAACTTACGtcttagtataaaagctgaaagTTTTCTATCCCCACCAACAGGTAAGATTTAAGATTAAGAACGAACTATGAAACTTGGGTCGCGGTAATAaaggtaagtatatattttttataaaactgttaTAGTGTGAAGCTTAGAATGATCATTTTATACATCCCTCCATAACATACGAGTAATtatacagaatgtttatttagtcacctgcaataatttacggggtgaatgtataggtcatactgagcaacttttactataggacttGAGATTGTGCGAAACTTTTCGAGCAACATTAGCTTCCGATACGTTGGAaaggaggagcccaagcgatatcttaccgcaCGTAAAttgttctgccattttttgcggggggaaatgTGCACATAGTCGCACTTCTCAGTCtcgcttcggcagaggggaaatagtgcgaatgccgactcccTTTCCCGTGTTGCTCGCAGTAGAAACTTAATTTGACATGCTATAGTACACTGATAACGTTAATAAAGACGTAACTTTTGGAAAATGCTCTGGGCCACTCACTCTGAGTATAACACGATTAAGAGGCAAgtggagtggtcatttctccatacgaACGTACTCGATTATTTCTTTCGTGGTTTTTGACCCAAGTGCAATGATTTTTGCAACACAAATTAAGACTATCAATGTATGTGTCCGactgttttgatttatttatttatttttgtttatttaagcgCAAGAGTTCTTCAAACATTGCCTAAAACGGCACAATtgactaggccgcaaagagaagcatgctATTCAAATCAGATAGCAATTAGCCAAAatagcaaaacagtccgactccgacacagataatttcattactatttagatttaaaatttcGTAACAATTTTGAAGGAGCAAACAGTCGAGTATTACAAAACCttgatttttgagatttttacgcaggatttttcgcctacaTCATATTatgtttgaattttattacagCTCCAAATCAGTGAACAAACTAAATTTGCCTCTGGAAAAACCACGTTGAAAATTGTACGTACCTATATTTCACATTTTTCTGGAGGAGAAGAATTAATCATTTGGGTTCTTATTATTTTTCTGATTATTTGGTTCTATTGACATACCAATAAGATAGGTGATAGGACATGCACGAAGgcgttttttaaagtaatatagAAACGTTCCGTGCATTTTTGACATTAGTGACCCAGGAGACACTATTGATTGCTGTTACTGAAAATCAAAGA is a genomic window containing:
- the LOC133521490 gene encoding hornerin-like, which codes for MANRIFLLCLVLSISFACYFESVTGSPRRGGGYSRGGGSRGGGSSSWGRGGSSSSSGSSWSSWNSKPSYPSSGGLSGYGSGSKPSYPSSSSGLSGSNSWSSWNSKPSYPSSGGLSGYGSGSKPSYPSSSGGLSGYGSGQKPSYPSSSTGLSGSGSGSSSSSGSSWSWWGSSSSSNNNNNNYGTHSYPSSNGGLSGGSRPTYGTSSLPAGVIYANNKYGNNYATPHHTGTHVVNNHITNNYHTPNVYHTAHPYYSSPQYVYVTEYRNSGSRYGDILTGLALYNLGRSHSHYHDDHYYHDDYYRRRYNSNGNMNSNYSPQNAAVCTMKITENGRVETLKIPCEIISTFTNEGKQVTIPQSQVNSTTCVTNSTMVNNTAPVNTASVNATVLSNVTMINSTTCTFTVNATDPLKVKGPPINPSDMECEVEIRTRDILTTNKVDCNTLLRYSKMPEPAKSENTILPERQKLKQILHNPPWWMSLFIAV